The DNA region TGACTGGCTGGAAGGATTCCTGAAATCGTTCAACGGGACGATCATTTTTATCTCCCACGACCGTTCTTTTATTCGCAATATGGCGACCCGCATTGTCGATCTCGATCGTGGCAAGCTGGTGACCTATCCGGGGAATTACGATCAGTACCTGGTCGAGAAAGAAGAAGCGCTGCGTGTGGAAGACCTTCAGAATGCCGAGTTTGATCGCAAGCTGGCGCAAGAAGAAGTGTGGATCCGCCAGGGCATCAAAGCCCGCCGTACCCGTAATGAAGGTCGCGTGCGGGCGCTGAAAGCGATGCGCCGCGAACGCAGCGAACGCCGCGAAGTGATGGGGACGGCGAAGATGCAGGTCGAAGAGGCCTCCCGCTCCGGTAAGATAGTCTTCGAAATGGAGAACGTGGATTATCAGGTCGATGGCAAACAGTTAGTGAAAGACTTCTCTGCTCAGGTACAACGCAGCGATAAAATTGCGCTGATCGGTCCTAACGGCTGCGGTAAAACCACGCTGCTGAAGCTGATGTTAGGCCAGTTGCCGCCGGACAGCGGTCGCATCCACGTCGGTACGAAACTGGAAGTGGCCTATTTCGATCAGCACCGTGCCGAACTGGATCCGGACAAGACGGTAATGGACAACCTCGCGGAAGGCAAGCAGGAGGTGATGGTTAACGGTAAACCGCGCCATGTGCTCGGCTATTTGCAGGACTTTCTGTTCCATCCGAAGCGGGCGATGACCCCGGTGCGCGCACTGTCGGGCGGTGAGCGAAATCGTCTGCTGCTGGCGCGTCTTTTTCTGAAACCCAGCAATCTGTTGATTCTCGATGAACCAACCAACGATCTCGACGTCGAAACGCTGGAGTTGCTGGAAGAGCTGATTGATGGTTATCAGGGCACGGTGTTACTGGTGAGCCACGATCGTCAGTTTGTCGACAATACGGTGACCGAGTGCTGGATTTTTGAAGGCAACGGGAAGATTGGTCGTTATGTCGGCGGTTATCACGATGCGCGTGGCCAACAGGAACAGCATCTGGCGTTTAAACAGCCCGCGGCGAAAAAAACTGAGGAAGTAGTTGCCCCGAAAGCAGAAATTGTAAAACGCGGCAGTAGCAAACTAAGCTATAAACTGCAGCGCGAACTGGAACAGTTACCGCAGTTGCTGGAAACGCTGGAAGCGAAACTGGACGCGTTGCAGGCACAGGTTGCTGACGCCGCCTTTTTCAGCCAGCCGCATGAGAAGACACAGCAGGTTTTGGCCGATCTGGCAAAAGCGGAACAAGAACTTGAGCAGGCCTTTGAGCGCTGGGAGTATCTTGAAGCCTTAAAGAATGGCGCATAATTAAGGAGCACACCATGTGCGAACATCACCATGCCGCAAAGCACATTTTGTGCTCGCAGTGTGACATGCTGGTGGCATTGCCCCACCTTGAGCATGGACAGAAAGCGGCATGTCCGAGATGTGGCACAACATTGACGATTATGTGGGACGCACCGAGACAGCGTCCCACCGCGTATGCGTTAGTCGCGCTGTTCATGTTGCTTTTATCGAATCTGTTCCCCTTTGTGAATATGAATGTCGCAGGGGTGAGCAGTGAAGTGACTCTGATGGAAATCCCCGGCGTTCTCTTTTCGGAAGATTACGCCAGTCTCGGCACCTTCTTTTTACTTTTCGTCCAACTGGTTCCGGCTTTTTGCCTGCTAACCATTCTGCTGTTGGTGAATCGGGTACAAATGCCCGATCGGCTCAAAGCCCAGCTGGCGCGAATTTTATTTCAGTTGAAGAGCTGGGGAATGGCGGAGATTTT from Citrobacter amalonaticus Y19 includes:
- a CDS encoding ABC transporter ATP-binding protein; this encodes MSLISMHGAWLSFSDAPLLDNAELHIEDNERVCLVGRNGAGKSTLMKILNREQGLDDGRIIYEQDLIVARLQQDPPRNVEGTVYDFVAEGIEEQAEYLKRYHDISRLVMTDPSDKNLNDLAKVQEQLDHHNLWQLENRINEVLAQLGLDPNAALSSLSGGWLRKAALGRALVSNPRVLLLDEPTNHLDIETIDWLEGFLKSFNGTIIFISHDRSFIRNMATRIVDLDRGKLVTYPGNYDQYLVEKEEALRVEDLQNAEFDRKLAQEEVWIRQGIKARRTRNEGRVRALKAMRRERSERREVMGTAKMQVEEASRSGKIVFEMENVDYQVDGKQLVKDFSAQVQRSDKIALIGPNGCGKTTLLKLMLGQLPPDSGRIHVGTKLEVAYFDQHRAELDPDKTVMDNLAEGKQEVMVNGKPRHVLGYLQDFLFHPKRAMTPVRALSGGERNRLLLARLFLKPSNLLILDEPTNDLDVETLELLEELIDGYQGTVLLVSHDRQFVDNTVTECWIFEGNGKIGRYVGGYHDARGQQEQHLAFKQPAAKKTEEVVAPKAEIVKRGSSKLSYKLQRELEQLPQLLETLEAKLDALQAQVADAAFFSQPHEKTQQVLADLAKAEQELEQAFERWEYLEALKNGA